A window of the Plasmodium vivax chromosome 12, whole genome shotgun sequence genome harbors these coding sequences:
- a CDS encoding TLD domain-containing protein (encoded by transcript PVX_117065A) translates to MKKIYRGTKTDEIFQAQKNKYNHLINKNHIYNNIYLNLEVYEKWRNPNTDKDEHSHWNDRSLSLVLNADSNLMDKEVKHLLRRGVSDSLKHLIWVRSNDVNYFVINFPHFYETTIYNTFGDKIPSILFNDCPTFCGGILGLQEDIMCVQTKIEELEIENNDDYDNFNINDSTSNILQLLFNHPNENEKKKDQYLLPEHNFWIEPKTLSTPNFGFTHKKKKKKFLYIESVKNKLLKSKKIDNYLRVASDSVLPYSNNFIFRNLSSRFYKGKAEKPEGKAPQEGGAAEVQHSTHGDHLKRGEFANMGGNSGCGGVLPQRSNAGGSDKPAEGKPHIKEEGGKNVEGLATNVERLHKESSFKVSNCSESEKNILIKDDIIIFHNGADDTNSGPDFDAGGAEHERGGESDCGKGGVADYAKGGVADYAKGGVADYAKGGAADYCKGATNCEKAGGGHSGGAIPADGCGGGAREALHFAGKVVHQSDNATHPSDKATHPSDKATHPSDKAAHSSDRAAHSSDRAAHSSDRAAHSSDKTAHESNKYLHIQCYMTEQYIISKKQAEKMNKAKLYLRTIRKKKIEKEGNYHSAKAKSYFDGNLHHTGIQHSDDSLSNGGNGENEKMHGRRVGENSSTYRLKKYSSYNGTRNFLKKAFSVKRTNPKNERKLSDHISSLLKKSLSKDNKEKKNLISHWKNGGVDSGSSVKERKKKNKEGEIPLDEVRVGGWPSSQNGAQSGAQNGRKGDTPTEKLQPNYGAAKRGGSGESARTCLQAESASSDDGMQRKREDHVYNPGVRRRKGSGQQEEEDEEEEDEEEDDGESIVKLSEFNEEDAGNKRTDSLDASRKYIYHRVGDAENKKNDGGKKSLFGKLKKIFYKKKKSKDSEAEVITFANAYRGEEYQRSQGGRKKKNFQTGNLYEDRTEQEDEDRRTRAEKKHNTTTNGDHGAGFSPSRNNTGGMVTQYNTFTSIRGSGLLEGRHHHESPSPGGRIERVGRNRKENYQIIISEHERKDHQQRHAGGVGKREDNKQTFFSKIAKMSPPFGLSFEKATKLGGGGTPREEKATTSSLRKSENLVSSPPMEEGGVGGRTPQGEIGTGTDEADADELENFHLPESHPLNGERSEVGGSEGGEASGGSGGDEMAAPQTKRKKKINFRHESGEEAAAASADPRKGAVYQEKNVGQVDTKGATSGKEAPREKQTHEGAPSKMEKKYAAVEYNSKDNPRLEKELYSKFYENGGSAANAANAANPANAANGANGANPGVGGGAYPPNVYNLDDATELTALLNDNGKHEIKKLLWAINNNFGNDIEFAPIIPNLCIILLIYFKASVVYCIIHCLIKKGIDTMKNKEVPFFIYKRKDFVKYVKYILNSFIQFLPKCYHYLRKLNFDLAAWTARCIQDGFSRMLPFDFVLRIYGIYIFEGQKTLCLYCLALLKFFESDLLKCTNIEEVENILYHICMHPYLTINELTQIAYRFKLKSKEKQLKFSTKCPSPYLMNVKMKTFYRPRLNDNSRLINSLHWQNIWEKIPSNLRSLDPFLTYCSKKDGYSFQVLVERTEKNKRKPMILILKTFDYDLMGFFCPFSLTRDLNFVNCSDKSSAFLCTFNTHFKFYKWSGRNNTLVLIRDGIYIGGNDIALFIDKDMKVGKTHASESFFSPPLIAAGRDFHIMDIEVWNLK, encoded by the exons atgaaaaaaatatacaggGGAACGAAAACAGACGAGATATTTCAGGCGCAGAAAAATAAGTACAACCATTTGATAAACAAAAATCACatttacaataatatttatttgaatCTGGAGGTGTatgaaaaatggaggaacCCTAACACGGAT AAGGACGAGCACAGCCACTGGAACGACAGGTCCCTGAGTCTGGTTCTGAATGCGGACTCGAATTTGATGGACAAGGAGGTGAAGCACCTGCTGAGAAG AGGCGTGTCGGACTCGCTGAAGCACCTCATCTGGGTGAGGTCCAACGATGTGAACTACTTCGTCATCAACTTCCCGCATTTCTACGAAACGACCATCTACAACACCTTCGGAGACAAAATCCCCTCCATCCTGTTCAACGACTGCCCGACCTTCTGTGGGGGAATCCTTGGCCTGCAGGAAGACATCATGTGTGTTCAGACCAAAATAGAGGAGCTAGAAATTGAGAACAATGACGACTACGACAACTTTAATATTAACGATTCGACGAGCAACATTTTACAGCTTCTGTTTAACCAcccaaatgaaaatgaaaaaaaaaaggaccagTATTTACTGCCTGAACATAACTTTTGGATAGAACCCAAAACTTTAAGTACCCCAAATTTTGGGTTCACacataaaaagaagaaaaaaaaattcctctaCATTGAaagtgtgaaaaataaactgcTAAAGAGTAAGAAAATTGACAACTACTTGAGGGTCGCCTCCGATTCGGTCCTCCCCTACTCCAATAACTTCATTTTTAGAAACCTCTCTAGTCGCTTTTACAAAGGTAAGGCGGAAAAGCCCGAGGGGAAGGCTCCACAGGAGGGGGGCGCGGCAGAGGTGCAGCATAGCACCCACGGTGATCATTTGAAGAGGGGCGAATTTGCCAACATGGGGGGTAATAGTGGTTGTGGTGGTGTGCTTCCCCAACGCAGCAATGCAGGAGGGAGCGATAAACCCGCGGAAGGGAAGCCACACATAAAGGAggaaggagggaaaaacgtAGAAGGTTTGGCCACCAATGTAGAAAGACTCCACAAGGAGTCCAGTTTTAAAGTCTCCAACTGTAGTGAGAGCGAAAAGAATATCCTCATCAAAGATGAcatcattatttttcacaatGGGGCAGACGATACGAATAGCGGCCCGGATTTCGACGCGGGTGGGGCGGAGCAcgagagggggggggagtcgGACTGCGGAAAAGGAGGGGTAGCTGATTACGCCAAGGGAGGGGTAGCGGACTACGCCAAGGGAGGGGTAGCGGACTACGCCAAGGGAGGGGCAGCTGATTACTGCAAAGGAGCAACAAACTGTGAGAAGGCCGGGGGTGGTCACTCCGGAGGGGCCATCCCTGCAGATGGGTGTGGCGGCGGTGCAAGGGAGGCTTTGCATTTCGCGGGCAAGGTGGTGCACCAATCGGATAATGCGACCCACCCGTCTGATAAGGCGACCCACCCGTCTGATAAGGCGACCCACCCGTCTGATAAAGCCGCCCACTCGTCCGATAGAGCCGCCCACTCGTCCGATAGAGCCGCCCACTCGTCCGATAGAGCCGCCCACTCGTCTGATAAGACCGCCCACGAATCCAACAAGTACCTGCACATCCAGTGCTACATGACGGAGCAATACATCATCAGCAAAAAGCAGGCGGAGAAAATGAACAAAGCCAAGCTGTATCTGCGGACgataagaaagaaaaaaatagaaaaggagggaaaCTACCACAGCGCTAAGGCCAAGTCCTATTTCGACGGAAATCTGCACCACACAGGGATTCAACACTCCGACGATTCGCTCTCAAACGGTGGAAATGGAGAGAATGAAAAGATGCACGGAAGGAGGGTTGGAGAAAACAGCTCCACGTatcgtttaaaaaaatactccaGTTATAACGGCAcaaggaattttttaaaaaaggcctTCAGTGTAAAGAGGACGAATCCGAAGAACGAAAGGAAGCTGTCCGACCACATCTCCtctttgcttaaaaaaagcCTAAGCAAGGATaacaaggagaagaaaaatttgatttCTCACTGGAAGAACGGGGGCGTGGATAGCGGCTCCTCCGttaaggagaggaagaagaagaacaaggagggggaaatacCTCTGGATGAGGTCCGCGTGGGCGGCTGGCCATCTTCGCAAAATGGCGCGCAGAGCGGTGCGCAGAATGGCAGGAAGGGTGACACACCAACGGAGAAGTTGCAACCAAACTACGGAGCGGCGAAACGTGGGGGCAGCGGGGAGTCCGCGCGGACCTGCCTGCAAGCTGAAAGCGCCTCGTCCGATGATGGGATGCAAAGGAAGAGGGAGGACCACGTCTACAACCCCGGGGTGAGGCGGCGGAAGGGGAGCGGCcaacaggaggaggaggatgaagaggaggaagacgaagaggaggacgacggGGAATCCATCGTGAAACTGAGCGAGTTCAACGAGGAAGACGCGGGGAATAAGCGAACCGACTCCCTCGACGCGAGCAGAAAGTACATCTACCACCGGGTGGGCGACGCGGAGAACAAGAAGAACGACGGCGGGAAGAAGtccctttttggaaaattgaaaaaaattttttataaaaaaaaaaagtccaaaGATTCGGAAGCGGAAGTGATCACATTTGCAAATGCGTACAGGGGCGAGGAATACCAGCGCAGCCAGGGTGGACGCAAGAAGAAGAACTTCCAAACGGGGAATCTATATGAGGATCGGACGGAGCAGGAGGATGAGGATAGGAGGACCCGAGCGGAGAAAAAGCATAATACCACCACTAATGGAGATCATGGGGCTGGTTTCTCCCCCAGCCGGAACAACACAGGGGGGATGGTTACCCAGTATAATACATTTACGTCCATTAGGGGAAGCGGACTGTTGGAGGGGAGGCACCATCACGAGAGTCCCTCCCCGGGAGGACGCATCGAAAGGGTGGGTAGAAACAGGAAGGAAAACTACCAAATTATTATTAGCGAACATGAAAGGAAGGATCATCAGCAGAGGCACGCCGGTGGTGTGGGAAAGAGGGAGGACAACAAGCAGACgttcttttccaaaattgcaaaaatgagtcCTCCGTTTGGCTTATCCTTTGAGAAGGCGACGAAAttgggaggaggaggaacccCCCGGGAGGAGAAGGCAACCACATCATCGTTGCGTAAGAGCGAAAACCTGGTTAGCAGTCCCCCCATGGAGGAGGGGGGCGTGGGCGGCCGAACGCCGCAGGGGGAGATCGGGACGGGGACGGACGAGGCTGACGCGGACGAATTGGAAAATTTCCATCTGCCGGAGAGCCACCCGCTGAACGGTGAGAGGAGcgaagtggggggaagcgaggGGGGCGAAGCAAGCGGAGGAAGCGGGGGCGACGAGATGGCTGCCCCAcaaacgaagaggaagaaaaagatcaATTTTAGGCACGAATCGGGGGAGGAGGCCGCCGCCGCGAGTGCGGACCCCAGGAAGGGGGCAGTTTACCAGGAGAAGAATGTGGGTCAGGTGGACACGAAAGGCGCGACGAGCGGGAAGGAGGCCCCGCGGGAGAAGCAGACCCACGAGGGGGCGCcgagcaaaatggagaaaaagtACGCCGCTGTGGAGTACAACAGTAAGGACAACCCCCGCCTGGAGAAGGAGCTCTACAGCAAGTTTTACGAGAACGGGGGGAGCGCGGCGAACGCGGCGAACGCGGCCAACCCGGCCAACGCTGCTAATGGGGCTAATGGGGCAAACCCGGGGGTTGGGGGCGGCGCGTACCCGCCGAACGTGTACAACCTGGATGACGCGACGGAGCTAACTGCGCTGCTGAACGACAATGGCAAGCACGAAATTAAGAAGCTGCTGTGGGCCATCAACAACAACTTCGGAAACGACATAGAGTTCGCGCCCATCATCCCCAACCTGTGCATCATCCTGTTGATCTATTTCAAAGCATCCGTCGTCTACTGCATCATCCACTGtctaataaaaaagggaatcgACACGATGAAGAACAAGGAGGTGCCCTTCTTCATTTATAAGAGGAAAGATTTCGTTAAGTATGTCAAGTACATTTTAAACTCATTTATACAATTCCTCCCCAAGTGTTACCACTATCTCAGGAAATTAAATTTTGACCTAGCAGCATGGACGGCGAGGTGTATACAGGATGGTTTTTCCCGCATGCTCCCCTTTGACTTTGTCCTGAGGATCTATGGCATCTACATATTTGAAGGGCAGAAGACCCTATGTCTCTACTGCCTAGcgttgttaaaatttttcgaaAGCGACTTACTAAAATGTACCAACATAGAAGAGGTAGAGAATATACTTTACCACATCTGCATGCATCCGTACTTAACAATAAATGAGTTGACGCAGATTGCCTATCGATTTAAGCTGAAGAGTAAGGAGAAGCAACTGAAGTTTTCTACTAAGTGTCCCTCTCCATACCTCATGaatgttaaaatgaaaactttCTATAGGCCTAGACTGAATGACAATTCTAGACTGATTAACTCTTTGCACTGGCAAAATATTTGGGAGAAAATTCCTAGCAATTTGAGATCTTTAGACCCTTTTTTAACCTACTGCTCGAAGAAGGATGGGTATAGCTTCCAAGTGCTGGTCGAAAGAacagaaaagaataaaaggAAACCCATGAttcttattttaaaaacgttcGATTACGATTTGATGggttttttttgtcccttttcCCTCACGAGAGaccttaattttgttaactgCTCCGATAAGAGCTCTGCCTTTCTCTGTACCTTTAACACCCATTTTAAGTTTTACAAGTGGTCAGGCAGAAACAACACCCTTGTGCTCATACGCGATGGGATTTACATTGGCGGCAATGACATCGCGCTCTTCATCGACAAGGACATGAAGGTAGGGAAGACCCACGCGTCCGagtccttcttctcccccccgctcaTCGCCGCCGGCCGCGACTTCCACATCATGGACATCGAGGTGTGGAACCTCAAGTAG